A genomic stretch from Oreochromis aureus strain Israel breed Guangdong linkage group 17, ZZ_aureus, whole genome shotgun sequence includes:
- the LOC120433913 gene encoding uncharacterized protein LOC120433913 codes for MSDYLVGVAGPNSIGISSLKSLFDQTNISDEVIDGLIYLQCEKSIFQMYEKLIGACLENGSHWTLFFCDIPKRTIVYMNSFGESEVRKSAVLKNWSSFASARGCTGEWTLSHVSHPHQQDGNSCGVHVIMFAQSLIEGKTHVEEYNTEIPKLRSRLCHYLFSSIDRTRKCSQCWCVIAAKDWVQCQKCGAYKHMRCSKSVCGICIFCETQCSTAEGKELCSIVGGYTGGAIEVASEECHQGKHQAANDKGKVPKGEDICSKLTSNSEIGGLAVRDEGTQTEDKEKETEVYSTSLSTDTAADVDRIDADTEFQTDSEGTSTVYRVHGRLSVPSSKKKTYTITEDEIKRRIQAENMSVHVFRGLIGGRKAKLPAMILDRPKKAKTKVTVFSVLSEEEAGELALGFAGRLACDVTRDMVCKGIDHSSADMTKQTLRKIQHNLKQELTDSSTFSLLTHTFGPAALDSVISFLCEKLDLVS; via the exons ATGTCAG ATTACCTTGTGGGAGTAGCTGGACCAAACTCTATTGGTATTTCAAGTTTGAAATCCCTGTTTGACCAGACAAACATTTCAGATGAG GTAATAGATGGCCTAATCTATTTGCAGTGTGAG AAAAGCATCTTTCAGATGTATGAGAAATTGATTGGAGCCTGTCTGGAAAACGGCAGCCACTGGACCTTGTTT TTTTGTGACATACCCAAGAGGACCATAGTCTATATGAATTCATTTGGAGAGTCGGAGGTCAGAAAAAGTGCGGTGTTGAAAAACTGGAG CTCATTTGCTTCAGCAAGAGGCTGCACTGGAGAGTGGACTTTGTCACATGTGAGCCACCCACATCAACAGGATGGGAACTCATGTGGAGTGCATGTCATAATG TTTGCCCAATCTCTCATTGAGGGTAAAACACATGTGGAGGAGTACAACACTGAAATCCCAAAGCTCAGGTCACGACTTTGCCACTACTTATTTTCCTCAATAG ATCGAACTAGGAAGTGCAGTCAGTGCTGGTGTGTGATTGCAGCCAAAGACTGG gTGCAGTGCCAGAAATGTGGTGCATACAAGCACATGCGTTGTTCAAAGTCTGTTTGTGGCATCTGTATCTTCTGTGAGA CACAGTGCAGCACAGCAGAGGGAAAGGAGTTGTGCAGCATAGTAGGTGGCTATACAGGAGGAGCAATAGAAGTAGCCAGCGAAGAATGTCATCAGGGAAAGCATCAGGCAGCGAATGACAAAGGAAAAGTTCCTAAGGGAGAGGACATCTGCAGCAAACTGACAAGTAACAGTGAGATAGGAGGACTGGCAGTCAGAGATGAAGGTACACAGactgaagacaaagaaaaagaaacagaagtatACAGCACAAGTCTGAGTACAGATACTGCTGCTGATGTTGACAGGATCGATGCAGATACAGAATTTCAAACTGATTCAGAAGGAACTAGTACAGTTTACAGAGTGCATGGTCGCTTATCTGTACCAAgctcaaaaaagaaaacttacacaataacagaagaCGAGATCAAGCGCAGAATCCAAGCAGAGAACATGTCAGTTCATGTTTTCAGAGGTTTGATTGGG ggcCGTAAAGCCAAACTGCCCGCAATGATTCTTGACAGGCCTAAGAAGGCCAAAACTAAAGTAACGGTGTTTAGTGTTCTGAGTGAAGAGGAAGCTGGGGAGCTAGCCCTCGGGTTTGCCGGAAGATTGGCCTGCGATGTCACAAGAGACATGGTCTGTAAAGGCATCGACCATTCAAGCGCTGATATGACAAA ACAGACTCTTCGCAAAATCCAACACAACCTTAAACAGGAACTGACTGATTCCTCAACCTTCAGTTTGCTGACACACACCTTTGGCCCTGCTGCACTGGAttctgtcatttctttcttgTGTGAAAAACTGGATCTTGTCTCTTAA